A stretch of Cicer arietinum cultivar CDC Frontier isolate Library 1 chromosome 5, Cicar.CDCFrontier_v2.0, whole genome shotgun sequence DNA encodes these proteins:
- the LOC101494799 gene encoding ABC transporter A family member 2, with product MSNTLSLITQQYKSLLKKNILLSWRSKRSILLQLLSPILFIFLIFAVDKAIKAQTSTTSSFKSITNPKLIPSPPIPPCEHKFFIKQPCYDFIWSGDQNPKFQTIVGRIIQNNPGRPIPVSKVKSFRDKDEVDQWLFRNPMQCPAAVHFVEKNGSVIGYGIQTNSTSLQKRGRFEDPTLSFQIPLQLAAEREIARYLIGDPSFKWNVFLKEFAHPAMSPFSAVGSIGPAFFLAIAMFNFVLQMSSLVTEKELKLRQAMTVMGLYDSAYWLSWLTWETVVTLLSSILIILSGMMFQFQFFLKNSFTVLFILFFLFELNMTGLAFMLSAFIRKSSSATTVGFSIFIVGFVTQLVVQAGFPYTDSISLKLRNIWSLFPPNPFAQALKVLSGAVSTPEDGGVSWSKRGECAVNDDDCVITINDIYKWLLGTFFLWFVLAIYFDNIIPNAMGVRKSVLYFLNPRYWTGNGGQKVKEGGVCSCFISSQHEENSTPDDEDVLEEENTVKQQLTQGVVDANIAVQIHGIAKTYPGTFNIGCCCKCKRSTPYHAVKGLWVNFTKDQLFCLLGPNGAGKTTAINCLTGITPVTDGDALIYGHSVRSSTGMSNIRKLIGVCPQFDILWDALSGQEHLELFASIKGLSPASIKSITQTSLAEVRLMDAAKVRAGSYSGGMKRRLSVAIALIGDPKLVILDEPTTGMDPITRRHVWDIIENAKRGRAIVLTTHSMEEADILSDRIGIMAKGRLRCIGTSIRLKSRFGTGFIANISFYGNNIEHGPANGDDISATHREAVKQFFKNHLDVVPKEENNNFLTYVIPHEREALLTNFFSELQDREEEFGISDIQLGLTTLEEVFLNIAKQAELESAAAEGSLVTLSLTSGESMQIPVGARFVGIPGTESAENPTGFMVEVYWEQDDTGALCVAGHSPKAPIPQNIQLSYATARQSRNVGRSAAVHGVVIDPSQVSSVNF from the exons atgagCAACACTTTATCTCTTATAACACAACAATACAAATCTCTATTAAAAAAGAACATACTATTATCATGGCGAAGCAAGAGATCAATCCTTCTCCAATTACTCTCTCCaatattattcattttcttAATATTCGCTGTAGACAAAGCAATCAAAGCAcaaacatcaacaacttcatcTTTCAAATCAATAACAAACCCAAAATTAATACCTTCACCACCAATCCCACCTTGTGAACAcaaattcttcatcaaacaACCTTGCTACGATTTCATATGGAGTGGTGATCAAAACCCCAAGTTTCAAACCATCGTGGGCCGGATCATTCAAAATAACCCGGGTAGGCCCATACCCGTTTCGAAGGTTAAGTCGTTTCGTGATAAAGATGAAGTTGATCAGTGGCTTTTTAGGAATCCTATGCAGTGTCCTGCTGCGGTTCATTTTGTTGAGAAGAATGGGAGTGTTATTGGGTATGGGATACAAACGAATTCAACTAGTCTTCAGAAAAGAGGGAGATTTGAAGATCCTACTCTTTCTTTTCAAATTCCTCTTCAGCTTGCTGCTGAACGTGAAATCGCTAGATACCTTATTGGAG ACCCAAGCTTCAAGTGGAATGTGTTTTTGAAGGAATTTGCGCACCCAGCTATGAGTCCTTTCTCTGCGGTTGGATCGATAGGTCCAGCATTTTTTCTTGCAATTGCTATGTTTAATTTTGTTCTTCAGATGAGTTCTTTGGTGACAGAGAAAGAGCTTAAACTTCGCCAG GCAATGACCGTGATGGGGCTTTACGACTCTGCGTACTGGTTATCATGGCTAACCTGGGAAACAGTTGTTACACTTCTATCATCTATTCTCATAATTCTCTCTGGCATGATGTTTCAGTTtcaatttttcttgaaaaacagTTTCACCGTTCTGTTCATTTTGTTCTTCCTATTTGAACTCAACATG ACTGGGTTGGCCTTCATGTTATCCGCTTTCATTCGTAAATCATCTTCAGCAACAACTGTTGGCTTCTCCATATTTATTGTCGGCTTTGTGACTCAG CTTGTGGTACAAGCAGGATTTCCTTACACCGATAGCATATCTCTTAAGTTACGAAATATATGGTCATTGTTCCCTCCTAATCCGTTTGCTCAAGCCCTGAAAGTGCTCTCAGGTGCAGTATCAACCCCTGAAGATGGCGGTGTCAGCTGGAGTAAACGGGGAGAATGCGCAGTTAACGACGATGACTGTGTGATAACAATT aatgatatttataaatgGCTTTTGGGGACATTCTTTCTGTGGTTTGTTCTGGCAATCTACTTCGACAATATAATCCCAAATGCAATGGGTGTTAGGAAATCCGTGTTATACTTTCTAAATCCTCGTTATTGGACAGGAAATGGAGGACAAAAAGTGAAAG AGGGTGGGGTTTGTAGTTGCTTTATTTCATCCCAACATGAAGAGAATAGTACACCAGATGATGAAGATGTActtgaagaagaaaatactgTTAAACAGCAACTAACACAAGGCGTGGTTGACGCAAATATTGCTGTACAGATACATGGCATTGCGAAGACTTATCCCGGTACATTTAACATTGGTTGCTGCTGTAAATGTAAAAGAAGTACACCTTACCATGCTGTTAAG GGCTTGTGGGTGAACTTTACAAAGGATCAGTTATTTTGTCTTTTAGGACCCAATGGAGCTGGAAAAACTACAGCTATTAATTGTTTGACTGGGATAACTCCAGTAACTGACGGAGATG CATTGATTTATGGACATTCGGTCCGAAGCTCCACTGGCATGTCAAACATTCGAAAGCTTATAGGAGTGTGTCCCCAG TTTGATATCCTATGGGATGCACTGTCTGGTCAAGAACACCTGGAACTCTTTGCTAGTATTAAAGGCCTGTCCCCGGCTTCTATAAAATCG ATTACTCAGACATCCTTAGCAGAGGTGAGACTCATGGATGCAGCCAAAGTAAGAGCTGGAAGTTACAGTGGAGGAATGAAACGCCGTCTTAGTGTTGCAATTGCTCTTATCGGTGACCCGAAATTAGTCATTTTGGATGAACCG ACTACCGGTATGGATCCAATAACAAGGAGGCATGTGTGGGACATAATTGAAAATGCAAAAAGAGGGCGTGCCATTGTTCTCACAACACATTCTATGGAAGAAGCCGACATTCTAAGTGACCGCATTGGAATCATGGCAAAGGGAAGGCTCCGCTGTATTGGTACCTCAATCAGATTGAAGTCGCGCTTCGGTACTGGTTTTATTGCTAATATTAGCTTCTATGGAAACAATATTGAGCATGGTCCTGCAAATGGAGATGACATATCAGCAACACATCGTGAGGCTGTGAAGCAATTCTTTAAGAAT CATTTAGATGTAGTACCAAAAGAGGAGAACAATAACTTTCTTACTTATGTGATTCCTCATGAAAGAGAGGCACTCCTAACA AATTTTTTTTCGGAACTCCAAGACAGAGAAGAAGAGTTTGGCATATCTGACATCCAGCTTGGTCTAACAACTCTTGAAGAAGTTTTCTTGAATATTGCAAAGCAAGCAGAGCTAGAAAGTGCTGCAGCTGAAGGGAGCCTAGTGACTTTGTCTTTGACATCTGGAGAGTCTATGCAG ATTCCTGTAGGAGCTAGATTTGTGGGAATTCCAGGAACAGAGTCTGCTGAAAACCCGACAGGCTTTATGGTAGAAGTATACTGGGAGCAAGACGACACCGGTGCACTTTGTGTCGCTGGCCACTCGCCGAAAGCTCCTATTCCTCAAAATATCCAACTATCATATGCTACTGCTAGACAAAGTAGAAATGTTGGCCGGTCAGCGGCGGTTCATGGGGTTGTCATTGATCCTAGTCAAGTTAGTTCAGTTAATTTTTAG